The following coding sequences are from one Rutidosis leptorrhynchoides isolate AG116_Rl617_1_P2 chromosome 11, CSIRO_AGI_Rlap_v1, whole genome shotgun sequence window:
- the LOC139874712 gene encoding serine/threonine-protein phosphatase 7 long form homolog codes for MTRGETEVSNFDFGSAQTNQVRARSEPVDSSLLFLQAERNHRSYAVFTKKLDEDTLIKPRRADLNFWQHIKQLPNETINEHVQVYLDNVGLGLLAKLGKQRLDWSLVTAMIERWRPEMHTFHLPIDGDVFSGIWYETNDSDWIPFVETYLGISRQAIGNRGIRRGRILISVLITELNEEVGDTIESHQQRDRVYILAMMGGILFSDANAYDVPLSFLHTIVDLSPANRISWGSAVLAHLYRNLCKAATNYEAKAINGSLLLVQQWVYERIPSLAPILRTDVRKIPEDLPPNQIPLIPAPYGSRWHGKRTNKNTPAHVLSAYRSLLSALTPRQVTFIWQFGWGQPIPGVEYLLPAQTHHQLHKTNLSMKRSVDMRANAPQATYIAKWNDRANRIFVGRDGGGVSRGYYDWYKARTIVHITDPGTDEGTNTYPNWAGTTNVYVRYNCVIF; via the exons ATGACACGTGgcgaaaccgaagtttcaaacttcgatttTGGTTCT GCTCAAACGAACCAAGTACGTGCTAGATCGGAGCCGGTTGATAGTTCTTTATTATTTTTACAAGCCGAAAGGAATCATAGATCGTACGCGGTATTTACAAAGAAGCTGGACGAGGACACGTTGATCAAACCACGAAGAGCTGATCTGAACTTTTGGCAGCATATTAAACAACTACCAAACGAAACAATTAATGAGCATGTGCAGGTGTATCTCGATAATGTGGGTTTGGGTTTACTAGCTAAATTGGGTAAACAAAGACTGGATTGGTCACTTGTTACTGCTATGATTGAAAGATGGCGCCCGGAGATGCATACGTTTCATTTACCGATTG ACGGGGATGTATTCTCCGGTATTTGGTATGAAACAAATGATAGCGATTGGATACCGTTTGTTGAAACGTACTTAGGGATCTCCCGTCAGGCTATTGGTAATAGGGGTATACGTAGAGGGAGGATATTAATTTCCGTTTTAATTACGGAGTTGAATGAAGAAGTTGGAGACACTATCGAGTCTCACCAACAGCGGGATAGAGTATATATTTTAGCTATGATGGGTGGCATTCTATTTTCTGATGCTAATGCGTATGATGTCCCTTTGAGTTTCTTGCACACCATCGTGGACTTGAGTCCAGCTAATCGTATTAGTTGGGGTAGTGCGGTTCTCGCACATCTTTATAGAAATTTGTGTAAAGCGGCCACAAACTATGAAGCCAAGGCCATTAATGGTTCGCTACTTTTAGTACAACAGTGGGTGTATGAACGAATTCCATCCCTCGCGCCAATTCTCAGAACTGATGTACGAAAGATTCCAGAGGACTTGCCACCGAACCAGATTCCACTTATTCCAGCACCCTATGGTTCTAG GTGGCATGGTAAACGGACTAACAAAAATACGCCAGCACATGTATTGTCAGCATATCGCTCCCTACTTTCGGCGTTAACGCCTAGACAAGTAACATTTATTTG GCAGTTTGGATGGGGTCAGCCAATTCCAGGCGTTGAATACTTGCTTCCCGCTCAGACGCATCATCAGTTGCACAAAACAAACCTTAGCATGAAAAGAAGTGTTGATATGAGGGCTAATGCCCCCCAGGCCACGTACATCGCAAAATGGAATGACCGAGCCAACCGTATATTTGTTGGTAGAGATGGTGGGGGTGTCAGTAGGGGTTACTATGACTGGTACAAGGCTCGCACTATTGTGCACATTACAGATCCAGGAACCGACGAGGGTACCAACACATATCCTAATTGGGCAGGGACTACCAATGTCTATGTAAGATACAATTGTgtgatattttaa
- the LOC139877422 gene encoding monothiol glutaredoxin-S2-like produces MTMVTTLVAEKPVVIFSKSTCCMSHTVKTLIYSFGANPTVYEIDEHPNGQQIETELKALGCKTKVPVIFIGQELIGGPNEIMTLHLKDKLVKLLKKANAIWV; encoded by the coding sequence ATGACCATGGTTACAACATTGGTTGCTGAAAAGCCAGTGGTAATTTTTAGTAAAAGTACTTGTTGTATGTCTCATACAGTAAAAACTCTGATTTACAGCTTTGGAGCTAACCCTACAGTTTATGAGATAGATGAACATCCTAATGGGCAACAAATAGAGACAGAGTTAAAAGCATTAGGGTGTAAGACGAAGGTGCCAGTCATATTTATAGGGCAAGAGCTGATTGGAGGTCCAAATGAGATCATGACACTCCATCTCAAGGACAAATTAGTCAAACTGCTCAAGAAGGCCAATGCTATATGGGTTTAA
- the LOC139877513 gene encoding monothiol glutaredoxin-S2-like, whose product MAMVTRLVAEKPVVIFSKSTCCMSHTVKTLIYSFGANPTVYEIDEHPNGQQIETELKALGCKTKVPVIFIGQELIGGPNEIMTLHIKGKLVKLLKKANAIWV is encoded by the coding sequence ATGGCCATGGTTACGAGATTGGTTGCTGAAAAGCCAGTGGTAATTTTTAGTAAAAGTACTTGTTGCATGTCTCACACAGTAAAAACTCTGATTTACAGTTTTGGAGCTAACCCTACAGTTTATGAGATAGATGAACATCCTAATGGGCAACAAATAGAGACAGAGTTAAAAGCATTGGGGTGTAAGACGAAGGTGCCGGTCATATTTATAGGGCAAGAGCTGATTGGAGGTCCAAATGAGATCATGACACTCCATATCAAGGGCAAATTAGTCAAACTACTCAAGAAGGCCAATGCTATATGGGTTTAA